A region of Nostoc sp. 'Peltigera membranacea cyanobiont' N6 DNA encodes the following proteins:
- a CDS encoding serine/threonine-protein kinase, translating to MSQSHTTRPEIASGTLIDNRYIIQKLLGQGGLGRTYLAFDTRRFNEACVLKEFAPIGTGESGLEQYRNLFKREAKILHQLQHPQIPKFLACFEGDGRLFLVQEYVDGKTYSRLLGELQREGRNFSEDEVIQWLKNLLPVLEYVHQHNIIHRDISPDNIMLPDGKDLPVLIDFGVGKQIADMNEGRSSNHQVTFVGKMSLVGKVGYAPREQISLGLCSPSSDLYALGVTAIVLLTGRDPSLLMDQYSLEWNWRYYTYVSDGFAQVLDCMLADRPNKRYQTARQVINDLEQIGEPEVPMSPPIILDDLPATVFNPEFQAMSAISQSYNQPGEIIFSSPNLPSNPQSRQIEQQQPSLQPAFIKHCQQGLAYHIGPIANLIIEEILEENPYISPDQFVELIAREIPNFQAAFEFKKSLFP from the coding sequence ATGTCACAGTCCCATACTACAAGACCAGAAATAGCATCTGGAACTCTAATCGATAACCGTTATATTATCCAAAAACTTCTGGGACAAGGAGGATTGGGGCGAACTTACTTGGCGTTTGACACTCGGCGATTTAATGAAGCTTGTGTTCTCAAAGAGTTTGCACCCATTGGCACAGGGGAAAGTGGACTAGAACAATATCGCAACTTATTTAAAAGAGAGGCAAAAATTCTTCATCAATTGCAACATCCTCAAATTCCCAAGTTTTTAGCTTGCTTTGAAGGAGATGGTCGGTTATTTCTGGTACAAGAGTATGTTGACGGTAAAACATATTCTAGGCTGTTGGGAGAACTTCAACGTGAAGGAAGAAATTTTTCTGAAGACGAAGTTATACAGTGGCTAAAGAATCTGCTACCTGTTTTGGAATATGTCCATCAGCACAACATCATCCATCGAGATATTTCTCCTGACAACATCATGTTACCTGATGGCAAGGATCTACCAGTACTGATTGATTTCGGTGTCGGCAAGCAAATTGCTGACATGAATGAGGGGAGAAGTTCTAACCACCAGGTAACGTTTGTTGGCAAAATGTCCCTTGTAGGCAAAGTGGGATATGCTCCCCGCGAACAGATTAGCTTGGGTTTATGTTCGCCCTCTAGTGACCTTTATGCTTTGGGGGTAACAGCTATTGTACTACTCACAGGTAGAGATCCATCTTTACTAATGGATCAGTACTCACTTGAATGGAACTGGCGTTATTATACTTATGTTAGTGATGGGTTTGCTCAAGTACTTGATTGCATGTTGGCAGACAGACCTAACAAGCGATACCAAACAGCCAGGCAAGTTATTAACGATTTAGAGCAGATTGGAGAACCAGAAGTCCCAATGTCTCCTCCAATCATCCTTGATGATTTGCCTGCTACAGTATTTAATCCTGAATTCCAGGCTATGTCAGCAATATCGCAGTCATACAACCAACCTGGAGAAATAATTTTTAGTTCACCTAATTTACCTTCTAATCCACAAAGTAGGCAGATTGAACAACAACAACCTTCACTACAACCAGCATTTATCAAACATTGTCAGCAAGGGTTAGCTTACCACATCGGCCCAATCGCAAATCTGATTATAGAAGAAATATTAGAAGAAAATCCTTATATTTCACCTGACCAATTTGTTGAACTCATAGCCAGAGAAATTCCTAACTTTCAAGCAGCTTTTGAATTCAAAAAAAGCTTATTTCCATAG
- a CDS encoding NAD-dependent epimerase/dehydratase family protein: MSQKRILVTGASGCVGHYLTEALIKETDHELYLLVRNPSKLQVDTKARSGINVLQGDMQNIRQFADLLSTIDTAVLTATAWGGDNTFDINVVKTIELLELLDPERCQQVIYFSTASVLDRDNQPLKEAGEIGTDYIRSKYECLHKKEQLAIAPKITTVFPTIVLGGDANKPYSAVTSGITEVTKYINLIRFLEADGSFHFIHARDIATVVQYLIDRPIKNDRPRRLVLGQAPLTANQAVKEVCAYLGKKIYFRIPISIALANLIIILFRIQMAAWDRFCMNYRHFTYKKFINPDSFGLPNYCATMNDVLKISGVKR, from the coding sequence ATGAGCCAGAAACGGATTTTAGTGACTGGTGCAAGTGGTTGTGTAGGTCATTATTTAACAGAAGCCTTAATTAAGGAAACAGATCACGAACTGTATCTACTAGTTAGGAACCCAAGTAAACTACAAGTTGATACCAAAGCCCGTTCAGGTATTAACGTTTTGCAAGGTGATATGCAAAATATTCGCCAGTTTGCCGATTTGCTATCCACAATTGATACGGCAGTACTCACAGCCACAGCTTGGGGTGGCGATAATACATTTGATATTAATGTTGTCAAGACTATAGAGTTGCTCGAACTGCTAGATCCAGAACGTTGCCAGCAGGTGATTTATTTTTCGACAGCTAGTGTTTTGGACCGCGACAATCAACCATTAAAAGAAGCCGGGGAAATTGGGACAGATTACATCCGTTCTAAATATGAGTGCTTACATAAAAAAGAACAATTAGCGATCGCACCCAAAATTACCACAGTATTTCCCACTATAGTTTTAGGCGGTGATGCGAATAAACCCTATTCTGCTGTCACATCAGGGATTACAGAAGTTACCAAATATATTAATTTGATTCGCTTTTTAGAAGCAGATGGTAGTTTTCACTTTATCCACGCACGAGATATTGCCACTGTCGTGCAATATTTAATCGATCGTCCTATCAAAAATGATCGACCACGTCGGCTTGTTTTAGGTCAAGCACCGTTAACTGCTAATCAAGCAGTGAAAGAAGTTTGTGCTTATCTGGGCAAAAAGATTTACTTTCGCATTCCCATATCTATAGCATTGGCTAATTTGATTATTATTTTGTTCCGCATTCAGATGGCCGCTTGGGATCGATTTTGTATGAACTATCGGCATTTCACATATAAAAAATTCATTAATCCCGATAGTTTCGGCTTGCCAAATTACTGTGCAACTATGAATGATGTTTTAAAAATTAGTGGCGTTAAACGTTAG
- the hemE gene encoding uroporphyrinogen decarboxylase, with the protein MGVSSTTPHLLRAARGEVVDRPPVWMMRQAGRYMKAYRDLREKYPSFRDRSEIPDVAIEVSLQPWKAFQPDGVILFSDIVTPLPGLGIDMDIAEGKGPIIHSPLRTQEQIDRLHPLEPEAALPFIKTILQALRSEVGDKSTVLGFVGAPWTLAAYAVEGKGSKTYSIIKNMAFSDPTILHQLLTKLADAIAIYARYQIDSGAQVVQMFDSWAGQLSPQDYDTFALPYQQRVFQQVKQTHPDTPLILLVSGSAGVLERMAQSGADIVSVDWAVDMADARARLGKQVKVQGNLDPGVLFGSKQFIRDRILDTVRKAGNWGHILNLGHGVLPETPEENVAFFFETAKELNLAGVKS; encoded by the coding sequence ATGGGTGTTTCTTCAACGACTCCTCATCTCTTACGGGCTGCTCGTGGTGAAGTAGTAGATCGTCCCCCTGTATGGATGATGCGACAAGCGGGACGATATATGAAAGCATATCGAGACTTAAGAGAGAAGTATCCTTCATTTCGCGATCGCTCGGAAATTCCAGATGTAGCAATTGAAGTTTCCTTGCAACCGTGGAAAGCTTTCCAACCAGATGGAGTAATTTTATTTTCTGATATTGTCACCCCATTACCTGGTTTGGGTATTGACATGGATATCGCCGAAGGTAAAGGGCCAATCATTCACTCGCCCCTCCGCACTCAAGAACAAATCGATCGTCTGCATCCCTTAGAACCAGAAGCAGCTTTACCATTTATCAAGACAATTTTGCAGGCGTTGCGTTCTGAAGTGGGCGATAAATCAACGGTGTTAGGCTTTGTGGGTGCGCCGTGGACGTTAGCAGCTTATGCGGTGGAAGGAAAAGGTTCTAAAACCTATTCCATCATCAAAAATATGGCATTCTCAGATCCGACGATATTGCATCAATTGTTAACTAAATTAGCAGATGCGATCGCCATCTATGCCCGCTACCAAATTGACTCTGGCGCTCAAGTTGTGCAAATGTTCGATTCTTGGGCGGGTCAATTGAGTCCTCAAGATTATGACACCTTTGCTCTCCCTTATCAGCAGCGAGTTTTTCAGCAAGTCAAGCAAACCCACCCCGATACACCTTTGATTCTGCTAGTTAGCGGTAGTGCGGGTGTGTTGGAAAGAATGGCACAATCTGGCGCTGATATCGTCAGTGTAGATTGGGCGGTGGATATGGCAGACGCACGAGCAAGATTAGGTAAGCAAGTCAAAGTTCAAGGAAATCTTGACCCAGGCGTGCTATTCGGCTCTAAACAGTTTATCCGCGATCGCATTCTCGATACCGTTCGCAAAGCTGGTAATTGGGGTCACATTCTCAATCTCGGTCATGGTGTCTTACCAGAAACTCCTGAAGAAAATGTCGCTTTCTTCTTTGAAACTGCAAAGGAACTGAATCTTGCAGGAGTTAAGAGTTAG